The following is a genomic window from Paenibacillus thiaminolyticus.
ATAACCTTAGCTTCAGTGTGCGGGAAGGCGAAATTTATGGGTTACTGGGACATAACGGAGCAGGGAAAACGACCTTGGTCAATCAGATTATCGGACTGATGAAGCCGACTAGCGGAGAGATTTCCTTACTAGGCAGATCTATCATTGAAGACCCATCCTTTGCCCGATCCATGTGCTCCGTTCAGCCGCAGTCTCAGCTGCCTCTTGGTTACTTGACGCCGGTACAGGCCGTATCCATCATGGGGAAAATGAGGTCCGGCGACAAGCAGGAAGTGAATAAGCGGATGAACATGCTTTTTGAAGCGCTTGATATCGGCGAATGGGTGAACAAAGAAGGCGTTCATCTGTCAGGCGGAGTTCGCCGGCTGGTCGCATTTTGCATGGCGGTGGTTGTGCCTGGCAAGCTCGTCATTCTTGATGAGCCGACGAACGATGTGGATCCGATTCGGCGCCGCTATCTGTGGGAGTTGATCCGCAAGTTAACGGTGGATGGAACATCTGTCATCTTGGTGACCCATAACGTGATTGAAGCCGAGAAAGCGGTGGACCGGGTAGCTATCTTGAATAAAGGCAAGTTTCTGGCTGAAGGCACCCCAGCCGAAGTCAAAAGCTCGGTCAGCAATCTGATCCGGGTTGAGGTGAGCCATGTGACGAGCGTTCAGCAAATGCAAGCTCCCGTGTGGGCCCTATCCACGCATTCACAAGCTTCACGCTCCGTTTTTTCGGTTAAGCCTGACTCCGTTCCGGATGTAATCGAGTGGGCCAGGAATAAGGTAGACGAAGGGGAAATC
Proteins encoded in this region:
- a CDS encoding ABC transporter ATP-binding protein: MLLNVQNLTKVFSGKKSTKTVANDNLSFSVREGEIYGLLGHNGAGKTTLVNQIIGLMKPTSGEISLLGRSIIEDPSFARSMCSVQPQSQLPLGYLTPVQAVSIMGKMRSGDKQEVNKRMNMLFEALDIGEWVNKEGVHLSGGVRRLVAFCMAVVVPGKLVILDEPTNDVDPIRRRYLWELIRKLTVDGTSVILVTHNVIEAEKAVDRVAILNKGKFLAEGTPAEVKSSVSNLIRVEVSHVTSVQQMQAPVWALSTHSQASRSVFSVKPDSVPDVIEWARNKVDEGEIMDYSLSPTTLEDVYVELTSKREIGA